A single genomic interval of Jatrophihabitans endophyticus harbors:
- a CDS encoding biliverdin-producing heme oxygenase, with protein sequence MAGPPLTARLRAATRDAHERAETTPFVADLVAGRVPFRGYVALVVQNWAIYRALEGVAERWAADPVAGAFVIPELMRVPSIERDLAHLAPQWREVAERLVLPATTTYVARLETHAATRPEAYVAHHYVRYLGDLSGGQVVGRSVERAYGEDGERSSSFYRFDAIAKIKPFRDEYRRRLDDAPLTAAQRDGVVAEAVTAFELNVDVLRELGAAGRDTATGPLPG encoded by the coding sequence GTGGCCGGCCCTCCCCTCACCGCCCGGCTGCGCGCCGCGACCCGCGACGCGCACGAGCGGGCCGAGACGACCCCGTTCGTCGCCGACCTCGTCGCCGGCCGGGTGCCGTTCCGCGGGTACGTCGCGCTCGTCGTCCAGAACTGGGCGATCTACCGGGCGCTCGAGGGGGTCGCCGAGCGGTGGGCCGCCGACCCGGTGGCCGGCGCGTTCGTGATCCCGGAGCTCATGCGGGTGCCGAGCATCGAACGCGACCTGGCCCACCTCGCGCCGCAGTGGCGCGAGGTCGCCGAGCGGCTGGTGCTGCCGGCGACCACGACGTACGTCGCGCGGCTCGAGACGCACGCGGCCACCCGGCCCGAGGCGTACGTGGCGCACCATTACGTGCGCTACCTGGGCGACCTGTCCGGCGGACAGGTCGTCGGCCGCAGCGTCGAGCGCGCCTACGGCGAGGACGGCGAGCGCTCCAGCTCGTTCTACCGCTTCGACGCGATCGCGAAGATCAAACCGTTCCGCGACGAGTACCGTCGCCGCCTCGACGACGCGCCGCTCACCGCCGCGCAGCGCGACGGTGTGGTGGCCGAGGCGGTCACCGCGTTCGAGCTCAACGTCGACGTCCTGCGCGAGCTCGGCGCCGCCGGCCGCGACACGGCGACGGGGCCGCTGCCCGGCTGA